The Fusarium poae strain DAOMC 252244 chromosome 2, whole genome shotgun sequence nucleotide sequence TCTAAGTCGCTATCTACTTTCTTGTccacttcttctcctttcgcTTTGCCTTGGCTTGTGCCAGTCCCTTTTCGAGATCTTCAGGTCGAATTCTTGGTGTTGGGGGGACATCGTCTTCAATCCGTGTACGATTGCGATGAGTTGGAATAGGCCCGTCCTTGACTGAAGATGGGAACTCTGTTCTTCGGGGTGTGAGAGCGGTGACAACCTTGCGGGCAGACTTTCTAAGCGTCTCTCGCATTGTCCATTCACGCTTCTTTGCAATAAAGAAAAGAGCAGCTGTAGAGACTATAATGAAGTTAGCATATGCAATGAGACAACACATTGATGACACATACTACCAACTAGactgacaacaacaacaacaataacgaTGGCGATCATGCCGCCTTgtgagatggagatggagtttCCTGAACTGTCACCAGCAGCACCGGCATCGGTGCCAGTGTCTGCACTTGGGGCATCATTGTATACTTCCGATGCCAATGGGAAAGGGTCAGTTGTTTGAGACATTATGTTTGAATAAGAGCTCGTTGCTGGAATTTGTTGTTCGAGAATGTGCAAAAGAAGGCTCACAGAACCTTGGATAGTATGGAAGAAAGCAACAACAccatataattaagatagaAGGACCAGAATTTTCATAAGAATATAGCCATATTGAGAGGATGGGCATTGTATTTACATCCATGGATCTATTTTCTTTCATCCCCCACATAGGTTACACCCAGCCCAAGCACCCCTTGATACCGACTTGGCCCTCAACTCCCGAAGGTTCAAGACGAATCGTTATTGGATCCTCATTGCTGGGTCGAAACTCAAGCACAACACAGGAACCGCGATATAGGTACATGCTTGGTTGTGATTGGTGATCGTCGAGCTCGAAGCGCTGAGCGGCAAAGCCTCAGACAGGGGTCCAACCAATAAGACAAGCGTATACGCACTTGAACAACCGCATTGCTCGTTGCTCGTCACGCGCCAAAGGGTGATTAATGCAGGGCCGTTGCTTGTGCCCAAGGAATATTTTTCTTATGTTTCACA carries:
- a CDS encoding hypothetical protein (TransMembrane:1 (o45-68i)) yields the protein MSQTTDPFPLASEVYNDAPSADTGTDAGAAGDSSGNSISISQGGMIAIVIVVVVVSLVGISTAALFFIAKKREWTMRETLRKSARKVVTALTPRRTEFPSSVKDGPIPTHRNRTRIEDDVPPTPRIRPEDLEKGLAQAKAKRKEKKWTRK